From Oligoflexia bacterium, the proteins below share one genomic window:
- a CDS encoding CDP-alcohol phosphatidyltransferase family protein, whose translation MIAYIPNTLSLSRVLLFPVFIYFYHHQFFNIALVILVFSMLTDFFDGYIARKYNVCSDLGALLDPIADKAFACCYYSFLYINHFIPWWLAFIVLSRNFSQLMSVPILSWWLKRLFKVKPKLLPKYITAVTFIYILIPLYASKVFLNSIYHQWILVLVVAGEIKILMDYVPRLIQIALKKHDTFE comes from the coding sequence ATGATTGCTTATATTCCTAACACTTTAAGTCTTTCAAGAGTCCTTCTCTTTCCTGTTTTTATTTACTTTTATCATCATCAATTTTTTAATATCGCTTTGGTAATTTTAGTTTTTTCTATGTTGACTGATTTTTTTGATGGCTATATTGCCAGAAAATACAATGTGTGTAGTGACTTGGGTGCTCTACTGGACCCCATTGCTGATAAAGCCTTTGCCTGTTGTTATTATAGTTTTTTGTATATCAATCATTTCATACCCTGGTGGCTTGCTTTCATTGTTTTAAGCCGAAACTTTTCCCAATTGATGTCAGTCCCCATTTTATCCTGGTGGCTTAAACGTTTATTTAAAGTTAAACCTAAACTTCTACCCAAATATATTACAGCCGTGACTTTTATTTACATTTTAATACCCTTATACGCTTCAAAGGTATTTTTAAACTCAATATACCATCAATGGATTCTTGTTTTAGTTGTTGCCGGAGAAATCAAAATTTTAATGGACTATGTTCCCAGACTCATTCAAATCGCCCTTAAAAAACACGATACCTTTGAATAG
- a CDS encoding GNAT family N-acetyltransferase: protein MMNSNDYKVLHEIPTAQDYCDLRIKCGLSAKDLESVKKALPRSIYAVQIMHQGKMIAMGRIVGDGGCFVQVTDIAVDPEYQKQGLSKIIMENIMAYIDQHIPKSCFVTLFADVDYLYQKYGFVVSAQSIGMKLQRS from the coding sequence ATGATGAACAGCAATGACTACAAAGTTTTACATGAAATTCCTACAGCGCAAGACTATTGTGATTTAAGAATAAAATGTGGTTTAAGTGCAAAAGACTTAGAGAGTGTTAAAAAGGCATTACCAAGAAGTATTTATGCAGTGCAAATTATGCATCAAGGTAAAATGATTGCTATGGGCCGGATTGTTGGCGATGGGGGCTGTTTTGTGCAAGTCACAGATATTGCAGTAGATCCCGAATACCAGAAACAAGGTTTATCTAAAATAATTATGGAAAATATTATGGCATATATTGATCAACATATTCCAAAGTCATGTTTTGTAACTTTATTTGCGGATGTAGATTATTTGTATCAAAAATATGGTTTTGTTGTGTCAGCACAGTCTATAGGTATGAAGTTGCAACGTTCATAA
- a CDS encoding nucleoside transporter C-terminal domain-containing protein: MEKLQAVFGILVFLLIAFMLSENKKKAIAWKLILTCIGLQLFMAFILQGSSWLQSVLLWLNKGVLLIDAATQKGSSFMFGYLAGGDVPFVMQEGKSTFIIAFSVLPIVMVVSALSRVLFHWGVLQKIIQGLSLSIEKLLKIDALSCFAVASSFFFGIIETPLLLRHYLLKMSRAQLFIMFTACMSTISGTVMVLYANVLQSIVDNPTGHIITASLMSLPAAIMFALIMVPYEEIEEKNNPDIKIEITTNSALEALVEGCIEGIHMVFYIVAVIVTFFACIHIVNSGLSLLGMVGVNMSLETILAYLFYPLCWLMGIPLAECWQAAVLMANKLLLNEFVAFTQMTQLSANSLSQQSYIILTYALCGFANLGSLGILTAGLAQIFADQKYKVLSLAPKSIFAGTLSTMTTGAIVALFL; this comes from the coding sequence ATGGAAAAACTGCAAGCAGTATTTGGTATTTTAGTATTTTTATTGATTGCCTTTATGTTAAGTGAAAACAAGAAAAAAGCTATAGCATGGAAACTGATTTTAACCTGTATAGGCTTACAGCTTTTTATGGCCTTTATTTTACAGGGTTCTAGTTGGTTACAAAGTGTTCTCTTATGGTTAAATAAAGGGGTACTTCTGATTGATGCAGCCACACAAAAAGGCAGTTCATTCATGTTTGGTTACTTGGCTGGGGGAGATGTACCTTTTGTTATGCAAGAAGGAAAAAGTACGTTCATCATAGCATTTTCTGTGTTGCCCATTGTTATGGTGGTATCTGCTTTATCCCGCGTTTTATTTCATTGGGGCGTATTGCAAAAAATTATTCAAGGTTTATCTCTAAGTATAGAAAAGCTATTAAAAATAGATGCACTCAGCTGTTTTGCAGTGGCCTCCAGTTTCTTTTTTGGCATTATTGAAACACCCTTATTGCTTCGCCACTACTTATTAAAAATGTCTAGAGCCCAACTTTTTATTATGTTTACTGCCTGTATGTCTACCATCTCTGGTACGGTGATGGTTTTGTATGCCAATGTTTTACAAAGTATTGTTGATAATCCTACCGGTCATATTATTACGGCTTCTTTGATGAGCCTTCCGGCTGCGATTATGTTTGCATTGATTATGGTGCCGTATGAGGAAATAGAAGAAAAAAATAATCCTGACATAAAAATAGAAATTACAACAAACTCTGCATTAGAAGCTTTGGTTGAAGGCTGTATTGAAGGTATTCATATGGTGTTTTATATTGTTGCAGTTATTGTAACTTTTTTTGCTTGTATTCATATTGTCAATTCCGGTTTATCCTTGCTAGGTATGGTTGGAGTTAATATGAGTTTAGAAACCATCTTAGCGTATTTATTTTATCCCTTATGTTGGTTGATGGGGATTCCATTGGCAGAATGTTGGCAAGCAGCGGTATTGATGGCCAATAAGTTGTTGCTCAATGAGTTTGTGGCCTTCACCCAAATGACCCAATTATCAGCAAATAGTTTAAGTCAACAATCGTATATTATCTTAACCTATGCCTTGTGTGGTTTTGCCAACCTGGGTAGCTTAGGTATTTTAACCGCAGGTTTGGCCCAAATTTTTGCGGATCAAAAATATAAGGTGTTAAGTTTAGCCCCAAAATCAATTTTTGCAGGAACACTAAGCACCATGACAACAGGTGCTATTGTAGCTCTTTTTTTATAG
- a CDS encoding VanW family protein, translating to MIKYIQVGSELIKQQDLFEKHNLISSVVFQFKTYVFITKRFVINLLHPIQKFSNDQKDLNLPIIASSESDLWNISDNEKNWLLTAGKVENLRVAVKRLNGIEVPANQTFSFWKQVGSPSFFKGYVKGREIREGCVIPTIAGGLCQLSNALYDTALKANFQIVERHKHTKVIQGSLAEHDRDATVKWNYVDLRFKSKFNFRIEAELTATKLIINFKSLQDKFESVDKNFIPKKPDDLNDCYSCGNFDCFTHPGKNELKQTSKLQVFILDEKWAEFDDYINSIAREQDYFILPLKKNWLIKSTRYSWRAMKMRVKTVSLFGIYRAIKLRLQAKKNNIFELSLQLDKTIAQAMVKKIPIESTHVLISQNLLPFIYQTGALGGRTFDVLMTRLPMQMMHDRLNFAHSMHPQSPTLNDYRASEQLIDLENQALTRARKIITPHTELTNIFKNKVEKLIWKTTVQISNKKQVSANKILFPASALGRKGAYEIKKLAQEFNFIPVVSGRALEHENFWGELKPEQFKGSYDDIFLVVYPTYIESQPRKILKAIAKGIPVITTLACGIEASDRVKIIELGNYSQLKKEVYEQLKTVNG from the coding sequence GTGATAAAATATATACAGGTGGGTTCTGAATTAATAAAACAACAAGACTTATTTGAAAAGCACAATCTGATCAGTAGTGTTGTTTTTCAGTTTAAAACATATGTTTTCATTACTAAACGCTTTGTAATTAACCTATTACACCCCATACAAAAATTCTCTAATGATCAAAAAGATCTCAACCTTCCTATTATTGCTAGTTCAGAAAGTGACTTATGGAATATTTCTGATAATGAAAAAAATTGGCTTTTGACAGCTGGAAAGGTTGAAAATTTACGTGTTGCTGTAAAGAGACTTAATGGGATAGAAGTTCCAGCCAATCAAACGTTTAGTTTTTGGAAACAGGTAGGAAGTCCAAGCTTTTTTAAAGGTTATGTTAAAGGCAGAGAAATAAGAGAAGGTTGTGTAATACCCACAATAGCAGGAGGCTTGTGTCAATTATCTAATGCTCTTTATGATACCGCACTTAAAGCTAATTTTCAGATTGTTGAACGCCATAAGCATACTAAAGTTATTCAAGGATCTTTAGCTGAACATGATCGTGATGCTACAGTAAAATGGAATTATGTTGATTTGCGATTTAAATCTAAATTTAACTTTAGAATAGAAGCTGAATTAACTGCAACAAAACTAATAATCAATTTCAAAAGCCTTCAAGATAAATTTGAATCTGTTGATAAAAATTTTATTCCTAAAAAACCTGATGATTTAAATGATTGTTATTCATGCGGCAATTTTGATTGTTTTACTCATCCAGGAAAAAATGAGTTAAAGCAGACATCCAAGTTACAGGTTTTTATACTTGATGAAAAGTGGGCAGAGTTTGATGATTATATAAACTCTATAGCCCGGGAACAAGATTACTTTATTTTACCACTAAAAAAAAATTGGCTGATCAAATCTACTCGTTATTCTTGGCGAGCGATGAAAATGAGAGTGAAAACAGTTTCATTATTTGGAATATACCGTGCGATAAAATTAAGACTTCAAGCTAAAAAAAATAATATTTTTGAGTTGAGTTTACAGTTAGATAAAACAATTGCACAGGCGATGGTAAAAAAAATTCCTATTGAATCTACGCATGTGCTTATATCACAAAATTTATTACCATTTATTTACCAAACCGGTGCTTTGGGAGGGAGAACTTTTGATGTTTTAATGACAAGATTGCCTATGCAAATGATGCATGACAGACTTAATTTTGCACATTCTATGCATCCTCAAAGTCCAACTTTAAATGATTATAGAGCTTCAGAACAACTCATTGATCTTGAAAATCAAGCCTTAACAAGAGCTAGAAAAATAATTACACCTCACACTGAACTTACTAACATTTTTAAGAATAAAGTTGAAAAGTTAATATGGAAAACTACTGTTCAAATAAGCAATAAAAAACAAGTCAGCGCGAATAAAATACTTTTTCCGGCATCAGCCCTTGGCCGTAAAGGAGCCTATGAAATAAAAAAACTTGCACAGGAGTTTAATTTTATACCTGTAGTTTCTGGAAGAGCACTTGAACATGAAAACTTTTGGGGAGAGCTTAAGCCTGAACAGTTTAAGGGGAGTTATGATGATATTTTTTTAGTGGTTTATCCAACATATATTGAAAGCCAACCCAGAAAAATTCTAAAAGCCATTGCAAAAGGTATTCCTGTTATAACAACTTTGGCCTGTGGAATTGAAGCTTCAGATAGGGTTAAAATTATTGAACTGGGAAACTACTCACAGTTAAAAAAAGAAGTCTATGAACAGTTAAAGACCGTTAATGGCTAG